In a single window of the Bradyrhizobium erythrophlei genome:
- a CDS encoding aldo/keto reductase family oxidoreductase, with protein MTSVQKSGTFTLGGRTVNRLGYGAMQLAGPGVFGPPKDHDGALAVLREAVGQGVNHIDTSDFYGPHITNQIIREALHPYSDDLTIVTKVGARRGADGSWIPAMSPDELTQAVHENVRNLGVDVLDVVNLRSMFDVHGPAEGSLEAPLTVLAELQRKGMVRHIGLSNVTPTQIAEGRKICEIVCVQNYYNLAHRDDDALIDDLAGDGTAYVPFFPLGGFNPLQSSTLSAVAARLGAAPMQVALAWLLRRAPNILLIPGTSSMVHLKENLAATAIVLSDDVIKQLEGVATIAA; from the coding sequence ATGACCAGTGTTCAAAAGTCCGGCACTTTCACTCTCGGCGGCCGCACTGTTAATCGCCTGGGCTATGGCGCCATGCAGCTTGCAGGCCCCGGCGTTTTCGGCCCGCCCAAGGATCACGACGGAGCGCTGGCCGTCCTGCGCGAGGCCGTCGGGCAAGGCGTGAACCACATCGACACCAGCGATTTCTACGGGCCGCACATCACCAACCAGATCATCCGCGAAGCGCTGCACCCATACTCCGACGATCTCACCATCGTCACAAAAGTTGGCGCACGGCGCGGCGCCGATGGATCGTGGATTCCGGCCATGTCACCGGATGAACTGACGCAAGCCGTGCACGAAAATGTGCGCAATCTCGGAGTCGACGTGCTCGACGTCGTCAACCTGCGCAGCATGTTCGACGTGCATGGCCCTGCCGAAGGATCGCTCGAAGCGCCGCTCACTGTCCTTGCCGAACTGCAACGCAAAGGCATGGTGCGTCACATTGGACTAAGCAACGTCACGCCGACGCAAATCGCGGAAGGACGCAAGATTTGCGAGATCGTTTGCGTGCAGAATTATTACAACCTGGCGCACCGCGACGACGACGCGCTGATTGACGATCTTGCGGGCGACGGCACCGCCTACGTGCCGTTCTTCCCGCTCGGCGGTTTCAATCCGCTGCAATCGTCCACCTTGTCCGCCGTCGCCGCGCGTCTAGGCGCTGCGCCGATGCAGGTCGCGCTTGCCTGGTTGCTTCGTCGCGCGCCCAATATCCTTCTCATTCCCGGCACCTCGTCGATGGTGCATTTGAAGGAAAATCTGGCGGCGACCGCGATCGTTTTGTCCGACGATGTCATCAAGCAGCTGGAGGGCGTCGCAACCATCGCCGCCTGA
- a CDS encoding S53 family peptidase gives MASKKSVPHFATQSRTVLSGSEKAPLADAGSEKPAPLAARITVSVIVRRKTPLKAAHITGEQRLTRAQFNDSHAADPAAVKLVERFAKEFGLTVQPGTPAPGRRTVKLTGTVANMQRAFGVSLAHKTMEGVTYRVREGSINLPAELQGYVVAVLGLDNRPQAEPHFRILGEQDVAAAQAAQGQGFARPHAGGIISYTPVQVGELYQLPNGVTASNQTIGIIELGGGFRQTDITAYFKTLGQKPPTVIAVPIGTGRNNPTNSSSADGEVMLDIDVAGAVAPGARIVVYFAPNTDQGFVDAIAHAIHDTTYKPSVISISWGSAEVNWTAQAMAALDAACQSAAALGITITAASGDNGSSDAVTDGKNHVDFPASSPHVLACGGTNLQGSGSTITAETVWNAQPQGGATGGGVSNIFPLPTWQANSKVPKPTDPAGGRGVPDVAGDADPASGYVVRVDGKTLVIGGTSAVAPLWAGVIAVANQQNGKSAGFIQPAIYGTQGTAAFRDIVQGNNGSFVASTGWDACTGLGSPIAPQLIKAIRPTSAKSKSKSIASKRKTRVRTKK, from the coding sequence ATGGCATCGAAAAAATCCGTTCCTCACTTCGCCACTCAAAGCCGCACTGTATTGTCGGGCAGCGAGAAAGCACCCCTCGCGGATGCGGGCAGCGAAAAGCCGGCGCCTTTGGCCGCCCGCATCACCGTATCGGTCATTGTCCGACGCAAGACGCCGCTCAAGGCAGCGCATATCACAGGCGAACAACGCCTCACTCGCGCACAGTTCAACGATAGCCATGCGGCAGACCCCGCCGCCGTGAAGCTCGTTGAGCGCTTCGCCAAAGAGTTTGGCCTTACCGTCCAGCCTGGCACGCCAGCACCCGGACGTCGAACCGTCAAGCTCACCGGTACAGTCGCCAACATGCAACGAGCATTCGGCGTCTCCCTTGCACACAAGACGATGGAGGGCGTAACCTACCGGGTTCGTGAAGGCAGCATCAATCTCCCGGCCGAACTTCAGGGCTACGTGGTCGCCGTCCTAGGCCTGGACAATCGTCCGCAAGCTGAACCACACTTTCGCATCCTTGGCGAACAGGATGTAGCCGCTGCTCAAGCCGCTCAAGGCCAAGGTTTCGCCCGTCCCCATGCCGGAGGCATAATCTCGTATACTCCGGTGCAGGTCGGCGAACTCTACCAACTTCCAAATGGCGTTACAGCATCCAATCAAACAATCGGCATCATCGAACTTGGCGGCGGCTTTCGCCAGACAGACATTACGGCCTACTTCAAAACCCTCGGCCAGAAGCCACCTACCGTAATAGCCGTCCCAATAGGAACCGGTAGGAACAACCCCACAAACTCCAGCAGCGCTGACGGCGAGGTCATGCTCGACATCGACGTTGCCGGTGCCGTCGCTCCGGGTGCGCGCATAGTCGTTTACTTTGCGCCCAACACTGATCAGGGATTTGTCGACGCTATCGCTCACGCCATTCACGACACCACCTACAAACCCAGTGTCATCTCGATCTCTTGGGGCTCGGCTGAAGTCAACTGGACCGCCCAGGCCATGGCCGCACTTGACGCCGCCTGCCAATCTGCAGCTGCCCTCGGCATCACTATTACCGCAGCATCGGGCGACAACGGCTCCTCAGACGCCGTTACCGACGGTAAGAATCATGTCGATTTCCCCGCTTCGAGCCCGCACGTCCTCGCCTGTGGTGGCACCAACCTACAGGGCAGCGGCTCAACCATCACGGCTGAGACTGTCTGGAATGCCCAGCCACAGGGCGGCGCGACCGGCGGAGGCGTCAGCAACATCTTCCCGCTGCCAACCTGGCAGGCCAATTCGAAAGTCCCCAAACCTACGGACCCCGCTGGCGGTCGCGGCGTTCCAGACGTTGCCGGCGACGCTGACCCCGCCAGCGGCTATGTCGTCCGCGTTGACGGGAAGACCTTGGTAATCGGCGGCACGAGTGCCGTTGCTCCGCTGTGGGCTGGCGTCATTGCTGTGGCCAATCAACAGAACGGCAAATCCGCCGGTTTTATCCAACCCGCCATTTATGGCACTCAAGGCACTGCCGCCTTCCGCGACATCGTGCAGGGAAACAACGGCAGCTTCGTAGCTAGTACCGGCTGGGACGCGTGCACCGGCCTCGGTTCACCGATCGCCCCGCAACTCATCAAGGCAATTAGGCCGACCTCGGCTAAGTCAAAATCTAAATCTATAGCAAGCAAAAGAAAAACCCGTGTTCGAACCAAGAAATAG
- a CDS encoding CheR family methyltransferase, producing the protein MEPNPLGFQIHVIPPNATLTLEGDVLRVSMPAPAREYRRPIDTFFASLAENQEDCAVGIILSGVGSDGSLGIKAIKEHGGFTLAQAEFDETAMIGMPRSAAATGLVDHVASVEKLPAKLLEHQAYLAKVEERKGTDGARDDVRESLAAITTVLRKRLKHDFSGYKQNTMVRRIQRRMQVLQIEAVPAYAEHLRREPSEGDALFRELLIGVTQFFRDEDSFEALKANLLPSLLAAREAGDPFRVWVAGCASGEEVYSIAILLQEAIGAHRTDATVTIFGTDIDPQAIAFARAARFRRMDGISPERLQRWFVKNGEDYLPTHAIRDMCVFSEHNLIRDPPFSKIDLISCRNVLIYMENDFQHRVMQTFHYALRSGGYLFIGPSESISRESRLFSVADKKHRVLQRDDSVRAALPDFQPHSRAAATVQAPAVREDQIDKSARRVMAKHSPAYFVVDRHHNIVRFSGGETGRYLEPSEGNASLNFFANLARSLRPQVRRAVEGAFATGRMVEEENLRIENGGQFVDLLVEPIAELGKPIGMVVVGFREGRPRTEPARDGEASSATLRDVEALGQELRTLQIRHQATSDELESQLENMKSVMEEYQSVNEELQSSNEELETAKEEMQSVNEELQTINGELHGKNDLLMQANNDLQNLLDSTQIATIFLDDDLRLRNFTPAAMEVFSLRDSDRGRPMTDIMSLLSYDKLREDVRIVQRTLSVVEHQLDLKDESATYIMRMRPYRTVANVISGVVLTFNNVTEPKRQNEHLQILMQELQHRTNNLFTVIQAMARQTARTSTTFGEFETQFGSRVQGLAQSNALLIDQDWKGVSLDKLIETQLAPFVGADTMRIEAVGPQVRLAAGAVQTLGLALHELATNASKYGALSAPGGRVVLSWSFEDKNGAPESFRIEWREEGGPPVKPSTRKGFGRFVTDQMVTRALNATVETDLASEGLRWRLQMLASEARAPA; encoded by the coding sequence GTGGAACCCAATCCCCTCGGGTTTCAAATTCATGTCATTCCGCCGAATGCCACGCTGACCCTTGAAGGCGACGTGCTGCGGGTTTCCATGCCCGCCCCCGCGCGGGAGTATCGCCGCCCCATCGACACGTTTTTTGCCTCCCTTGCGGAGAATCAGGAAGACTGCGCCGTCGGCATTATCTTGTCGGGTGTCGGCAGCGACGGATCGCTGGGGATCAAGGCGATCAAGGAGCATGGCGGCTTCACGCTCGCTCAGGCGGAATTCGACGAAACCGCGATGATCGGGATGCCGCGCAGCGCGGCGGCGACGGGTCTGGTCGATCACGTCGCATCGGTCGAGAAGCTCCCTGCGAAGCTCCTCGAACATCAGGCTTATTTAGCCAAGGTCGAGGAGCGAAAGGGTACAGACGGCGCGCGCGACGACGTCCGGGAAAGTCTGGCGGCGATCACCACCGTGCTGCGCAAGCGCCTCAAGCACGACTTCAGCGGCTACAAGCAAAACACCATGGTCCGGCGCATCCAGCGCCGGATGCAGGTGCTCCAGATCGAAGCCGTTCCCGCCTATGCCGAGCATTTGCGGCGGGAGCCGTCGGAAGGCGACGCGCTGTTTCGCGAACTCCTGATCGGAGTAACGCAATTTTTCCGCGACGAGGATTCATTCGAGGCGCTGAAAGCGAACTTGCTGCCGTCGCTGTTGGCCGCCAGGGAGGCCGGCGATCCGTTTCGGGTCTGGGTCGCCGGCTGCGCCTCAGGAGAAGAGGTTTATTCCATCGCCATCCTGTTGCAGGAGGCCATCGGAGCGCACCGCACCGACGCCACAGTAACGATTTTTGGGACCGACATCGATCCACAGGCCATTGCGTTTGCCCGCGCCGCCCGTTTTCGCAGGATGGACGGCATTTCACCTGAACGGCTACAACGCTGGTTTGTGAAGAACGGCGAGGATTACCTTCCGACCCACGCCATCCGCGACATGTGCGTATTTTCCGAACACAATCTGATCAGAGACCCGCCGTTTTCCAAGATCGATCTGATCTCCTGCCGCAACGTGCTGATCTACATGGAAAACGACTTCCAGCACCGGGTCATGCAGACATTCCATTATGCGCTTCGGTCGGGCGGATATCTGTTCATCGGACCATCGGAAAGCATCAGCCGCGAATCGCGGCTGTTCAGCGTTGCTGACAAGAAGCATCGCGTCCTCCAGCGCGATGACAGCGTGAGAGCGGCGCTTCCGGACTTTCAGCCTCACTCCAGGGCGGCCGCGACAGTGCAGGCGCCTGCCGTCCGCGAGGACCAGATCGACAAAAGCGCGCGTCGCGTCATGGCGAAGCATTCTCCCGCATATTTTGTCGTCGACCGCCACCACAATATCGTGCGCTTTTCCGGAGGTGAGACCGGCCGCTATCTCGAACCGTCGGAAGGCAACGCCAGCCTGAACTTCTTCGCCAATCTGGCAAGAAGCCTGCGACCGCAAGTGCGGCGCGCCGTCGAGGGCGCATTTGCCACCGGCAGGATGGTCGAAGAGGAGAATTTGAGGATCGAAAACGGCGGCCAGTTCGTGGACCTCCTGGTCGAGCCGATCGCCGAGTTGGGAAAGCCGATCGGCATGGTCGTGGTGGGGTTTCGCGAAGGCCGGCCGCGAACCGAGCCGGCGCGCGACGGAGAAGCGTCGTCGGCCACCTTGCGCGATGTTGAGGCGCTCGGGCAAGAATTGCGCACCCTGCAGATTCGTCATCAGGCCACCAGCGATGAACTGGAAAGCCAGCTCGAAAACATGAAGTCGGTGATGGAGGAATACCAATCGGTCAACGAAGAGCTTCAATCGTCCAATGAGGAATTGGAGACTGCCAAGGAGGAAATGCAATCGGTGAACGAAGAGCTTCAGACCATCAACGGCGAACTGCATGGCAAGAACGACCTCTTGATGCAGGCCAACAACGACCTGCAGAATCTCCTCGACAGCACCCAGATTGCGACTATTTTCCTAGATGACGACCTGCGCCTCAGGAATTTCACGCCGGCGGCGATGGAAGTATTTTCCTTGCGGGACAGCGACCGTGGCCGTCCGATGACGGATATCATGTCGCTGCTTTCCTACGACAAACTCCGCGAGGACGTCAGGATCGTTCAGCGCACCCTGAGCGTCGTGGAGCACCAACTCGATCTGAAGGACGAGAGCGCGACCTACATCATGCGGATGCGGCCGTATCGCACCGTTGCAAACGTGATTTCCGGCGTGGTCTTGACCTTCAACAACGTGACCGAGCCGAAGCGGCAAAACGAGCATCTGCAAATCCTGATGCAGGAATTGCAACACCGCACCAACAACCTCTTCACTGTGATTCAGGCCATGGCGCGCCAGACGGCGCGGACCAGCACGACTTTTGGCGAATTTGAAACGCAGTTCGGTTCGAGAGTACAGGGCCTGGCCCAATCCAATGCCTTGCTTATCGATCAGGACTGGAAGGGCGTCTCGCTGGACAAGCTCATCGAAACCCAGCTTGCGCCGTTCGTCGGCGCCGACACGATGCGGATCGAGGCGGTTGGGCCGCAGGTCAGGCTCGCGGCCGGCGCCGTGCAGACCCTCGGGCTGGCGCTACACGAACTCGCGACCAATGCCTCGAAATATGGCGCGCTGTCAGCGCCCGGCGGCAGGGTCGTGCTGAGTTGGAGCTTCGAAGACAAGAACGGCGCTCCCGAATCGTTTCGGATTGAATGGCGCGAAGAGGGCGGACCTCCGGTCAAACCGTCAACACGCAAAGGCTTCGGCCGTTTTGTCACCGATCAGATGGTAACGCGCGCGCTCAATGCGACCGTCGAAACCGACCTTGCATCGGAAGGATTGCGATGGAGGCTGCAAATGCTGGCAAGCGAGGCTCGTGCTCCGGCATGA